The segment tacaagCTCAATATCACCGTGTTGTTATATAGGGGTGTCAAGAATGAACCCAAACATAGGTAACCCGCTCAATTTGTTCATAATTTTAAGGGttgaattcaaaataatttaaattgggTTCAATCTCAACCCATTCAAGCCTAATCTATTTGAAGAGTTCATTGAGCCcaattcaatctccaatttgacccgttttaaaacttttaagatttatctatatatttgttactttttaaaCAAAAGTTTTTGAGcgaaaattcaaattgtgattataaaagttaaatatcaatatgttaaattattgtgATAGATCGAATCAAATTGGGCGGGTCAAAACCCAACCCGTTTTGTTAGTCCATTTGAGCCCAACTCATTTGAATCCAAAGTAAATTTAGGCGGGTCAATACCTAATCTGACTTCTATTTCaatctattttaatatttctaatttcaatCCGATCCGTCCATTAGACACTCCTATTGTTATATGTCATTGATATtccaaataaaataagtatCTAATTTGGCTgtcaaaattaatttagattaattAACCCTCCTACTACTTGATttaagataaaaacaaaaatttagatttaagaaaacatttaaaaaaaaacaagtgttGGTGCCATGTCAAATAGCTGTGACAGCTGTGGGAAAACACGGATTGGGATaacaattattaaataaaatgcgCACGTGTGTTAACTGTGCACACGTGTTTGTTAAACAATACAACACGGCcgcttcctttttttttcttttttccgtCAATGCCATTCACGTTCTTAAATTTTGACTCCACACTCCCTTTTCCTATGACCCCCCACAAACAAATATTTTCGGAGTCTAAAACGTGTGTTCagtttcaataaaaaaattagaaattatttaattttaaatttaatttgtacCTATATAAAGgatattagattttttaaaaagatattttaaatatttcacaaattaatgaaatattcaGATAAATCTACATTGTTCTAGTTTCAGAAATACACCACTGACGATCATAAAACAAAATGGTACCctcaattttgattaataaaattatgtttttcttcatattttttttgtgattgtgATTTATCATCaatcactttaaaatttgttgcaaactgTTGTCTTTTCTTAGCAAAATAtgtaagaaaattaaagaatctgaatatgaaaaataatcaccctatatatattttttttaaaagtatcttctttcttttgtatcaTCTATTCTCGATAGAAATATCGTGAGAATTATATAATTCAGATTTGTTCATCAATATCgtatgaataaattttattattaataaaataaaattagaatattaataatactaTATCTATTTAAGTAGAGGCCATCACTCTACTATTATTAAATATGAGTAGCTTAATAAGTGAACTGTTGAGAAGttcaaaattaatgaattattttaaagtttaataaaATTAGCAAGACTTTTTTTTATAGGATAATTCTTAATACAGTAAAAAGTAGTAtagagtaaaattaaaaaaaaaaaaagggaaatagaGAGCGGCGTTCCCCTAATATTCTGTTGAAACCAAACTATAAAAACCGCCTCCCGCTATTTCTTCTCCTATTATCATCTCTCTTctaaaaaactcaaacattttaCACACTCTCTGCTTCATCTTTCATGGAAACTCCCCGTCGGTCCTCTGTGATCATCGTCGGAGCCGGAATCTCAGGTAATTAATCACCGACATTTTAGTACAAATATATGCGAAAAAATACTACTTACTTGTCAAATCTGAATTCTGGATCTGCTTCTGCTTACACATGCTTCAGCATTCACTGGAGAGAAATGTGAATTTCGATTTGAAATTTATTGTATGTGTGGATCAATTTTATGTAGGATTAACGGCGGCGAAGGTGTTATCGGAGAATGGAGTGGATGATGTGGTGATATTGGAGGCGGCTGATAAGATAGGCGGTAGGATAAGGAAAGAGGAATTCGGCGGAGTAGCGGCGGAACTCGGTGCCGGTTGGATCGCCGGTGTCGGCGGTAAACAATCTAATCCTGTATGGGAACTTGCTCTTCAGTCTAATCTCCGAACATGCTTCTCCGATTACAGTAATGCTCGTTACAATATCTACGATCACAGGTTCGGGAAAGTTACTGTAAATTGTTATTTTCGAGTTGTATatcaactaattttattttattttttatttttttcgtgtTACAGTGGGAAGATTTTTCCGAGTGGAATAGCGGCGGACTCGTATAAGAAAGCGGTGGACTCAGCAATTCAGAAACTCAGAAGCCAAGAAGGAAATCACAATGAAGACACCGACGATGCAGCTGAAACGCCGTCGTATGATCCACAATTACTCAATACAACAATACtctgttttttttaaacaaaaaattgacattttcGATTATTTTTGCTGCAGAACTCCAAAAACACCAATAGAGCTGGCGATTGATTTCATTCTTCATGATTTTGAAATGGCAGGTCAATTTTTCAGTTATCGATTCCTcgtattttgtgttattttcttaagaaaataatCGCGCACGCGATGCAATTAGGAAtgcaatttttttacaaaagagGTTTTGAATTTTACAGAAGTTGAGCCAATATCAACCTATGTAGATTTTGGTGAAAGAGAATTTCTGGTTGCTGATGAAAGAGGATATGAACATTTGCTTTATAAAATGGcagaaaattttcttttcaccTGTGAGGGTAAAATTATGGACAGTCGACTCAAGCTCAATAcggtaatttatattttactctTGATTGGTCaatttattatgatgatgaataataccgataagatttaaaattttattttattattgcatggtgtaatttttcatttctttttttgggtCTGTTAAGATTGATTGATGACCCACTAAGAGTCTCCAGAAAAGGACATTTTTTACAATTACTTTTTAtctttataattgaaaaatctTTGCTTTACTAAGCAAAACAGGAAAAGCAAGTAGTGATAAGAGTATGGAGTAATTGTTAAAAGAGATTTTCATCACTTGTGAAAGTAATTCGTGACGGTTAGTAATTGGAAGATGGCATAAATCAAGATTAGTAAAAAGTCAtggaaaaatgaaaacaaataacCTAATGATAGTAATTTTCGATTCATaccaaattaatattattattttttgatatgatGATAAGAGtttaataaaatgacaaaaaagacTTGTTTCTCATCATTATAATGGGGTACTATAAAAAGAGAACTTTCCTATTCAAACATATTATACTCCCACCTTGTCATTTCAAGTGACGTACTTAGTATAATTAAAAGTAATTTAACTTGCTAAGCATTTTTTATAATCACAAATTTCAAAggttatcatttttttttaaaatactgtACTAAGTTAAACTGTGTCACGTGAAATGTGATAGAAAgagtattattatattttctctattctgaattacttgtctattttgataaattaaaaaagagaaaaaaaatcttttttacctattttattttttattgaatgtgTTGTTTCATTTTCGTCCCTTTAGAAAATGTCACTTTTACATAAATGCAATCAAAGGTGGGTCCAAAGATCCACTAAATGTAGCAAAGAGGAGTCTAGCCACCAGCTACACTGGCTAGCCAACtgattcatattttttagttttgacTTAGTGGAGATTTTTGTGGATGAGATTGGTTTTTTGTCCTTTTTAGGGGTGTCTAGGCCACTGTGTTTGTTTGTGTAGTGCATTTATGATAGTAAATTCACAATTCACGGAATTGGGGCAGGTTGTTCGGGAAGTGCAGCACTCGAGAAACGGCGTCTTGGTGACAACAGAAGATGGTTCCCTTTACGAAGCCAATTATGTCATTTTGTCTGTTAGCATTGGCGTTCTCCAAAGCGACCTCATTTCATTCTCACCCTCTTTACCGGTTCGTCTCGTtcaactaaatttaatattttaatttctaatcgATAATAACAACACGTATAATGTGGATTGAATGATAGATATTTGGTTCACGTGCACATGGAGAGATCTTGAGTGTTTGATGTTCACAAAAAGTGTATCGCACTTATTACACTACAATAATGTAGTAGTGTAATAGGTTGAGGCTTATGGCTAGGATTTAATATGGGGAGGGGTCCCCTGTTTCCTGTTAGACGATCTAAAGTTGGTCACCTGCAAATTATTGAGATTCTGAACCTATGGGATAGATATTAAATACTCAAGAGGTCACCATTTCTAGACATTGAACTACCCACATTAATTTCTCGACTTGCTTATTTAAAATGATCTCCACTCATGATTTAATTGGTATGGACTGCTTCAACTGTAATGTGCAGTTGATATATACAGCTTCTTTTCAAATTGGACCATTtcctaattttattatttttgtttttacttagTGGAGTAAAACCTACCAATATATTAAAGAATGTAGATAGTGATGTTGCTTTATCATTCAAGTTAATTAGAAATGGCAATTCGTAGTTGTggctaattaaaataaataattggcgggtttttttttatttgattaaataaggTTAAATTGATGCAAAGTGTAGAAAAACTTCAAAAGTAGTAGTTGTCAATGTCTAAATCAATGATATAATTGtaactttatttgtttttagtGTGCATAGAAATCTCTCTTGTAATCGAAAGGTCAATTAGTTATCTTACTACCGTTTCAAATAAACTTGATATGATCAGCTTCacactaatttttaaattaagctCTTATTTGTATTAACTGAAACAGAGATGGAAGATGGAAGCCGTCAGAAACTTGGACGTGATGGTTTATACAAAGATCTTTCTCAAGTTCCCTAACAAGTTCTGGCCTTGTGAACCTGAAAAGGAGTTCTTCATCTATGCTCACGAGCGAAGAGGCTACTATACGTTCTGGCAGGTTTGCACAATTTGTTATCAAAATCTTGTGTATCTTTTTAATGCATATTGCtgcattcttttagttcattaCTTGCAATGACAACTTCTTCATCTCACATTGATTGAGGGCTACTTCGCAACAAAAATGACTGCCTTAAAATTACTACAAGGGGCTCAGTTAGTAGGGTGACTTTGCAGCTTTGCTTCAAGCATCTTTTCTTATTATAGTCTATTATTTCCATATATTTAATCACCATTTGGAATCTGGACATTGATGTCAAGCTCATTCTATGTATATTTCCTAATAAGACAAGACCATGTGTGACAGCCGTAATATGTCTGTATAACAAATGGATTAACGCAGGAAATTGATGATCTGAACTGTGCTTTAGCTAATATAATATGCAATTTTGTCATTACTTGTGATGATGTGGCCCACACACATTAGGTACTTTAACATTTTATTAACATCAAGTAATCCTGGATCTGTACGTGCGGGGCACGTGCATCTTAATGAATCTGGAGAAATTTGCAGACACTTGTTTAATCTACTACCAGGCACTTGACTTTGCTATCACAGAATTCCATTGTATCAGGGTCATCAGAATTACATTCCTCAGTATTTCTAATATATAGTATAATGTGTTTGCATTAGCTTTACAGTTCCACAATTACTTTTCTGTGGCGTAATCCTTACTATTGATGGGGTAGCTCAAATTATCTAAATGTGTTCATCTGTAAGATTACATTCAGTTACCTCAGAGGTTCTTGATGAGTTTAAAAATGATGTCGGTCCTTCTGATGCACAATGTTGTTCCTGAGCATTACTTCCTTATGTGAACATCAGTATAGTGCTTAACTTGTGTTTATCTATTGATTAGACACGAAGAAATTTCTTCGTTATACAATTGTACACTCATCTGATCATAATTTTTGCTTCTGCGTACATACATACAACATAAAATGCTACTCTTTTTACGAATGCCTCATGTTGGAGCTGCCAATAAAACTTGACCACCAACTATTTATCGTAAGATGTCTCATCGAGAGGATACAACATTACGCTTGCATCAACTTCAGATTTCTGTTTTTTCATTTGAAACCTTTTCAACTAGCTTTATATGGAGGACCTTTTCATTTGTGCTAT is part of the Solanum lycopersicum chromosome 1, SLM_r2.1 genome and harbors:
- the LOC101253022 gene encoding polyamine oxidase 1 encodes the protein METPRRSSVIIVGAGISGLTAAKVLSENGVDDVVILEAADKIGGRIRKEEFGGVAAELGAGWIAGVGGKQSNPVWELALQSNLRTCFSDYSNARYNIYDHSGKIFPSGIAADSYKKAVDSAIQKLRSQEGNHNEDTDDAAETPSTPKTPIELAIDFILHDFEMAEVEPISTYVDFGEREFLVADERGYEHLLYKMAENFLFTCEGKIMDSRLKLNTVVREVQHSRNGVLVTTEDGSLYEANYVILSVSIGVLQSDLISFSPSLPRWKMEAVRNLDVMVYTKIFLKFPNKFWPCEPEKEFFIYAHERRGYYTFWQHMENAYPGSNMLVVTLTNGESKRVEAQSDQDTLREAMEVLRNMFGPDIPDATDILVPRWWNNRFQRGSYSNYPIYANHQLVHDIKEPVGRIFFTGEHTSEKFSGYVHGGYLSGIDTSNALLEKMRRDDGRKNESQAFLLEPLLALTGSLTLTQAETVSSLHKCDIPRQLFLSNSKLGLPEAIL